The Mycolicibacterium lutetiense genome window below encodes:
- a CDS encoding NAD(P)H-dependent amine dehydrogenase family protein gives MLKVVQWATGGVGVAAIKGVLEHPDLELVGCWVHSEAKNGRDVGEIIGTEPIGVVATNSVEEILALDADAVIYSPLIPNPDEVAALLRSGKNVITPVGWLYPSEKQAAPMRAAALDGNATLHGTGIAPGGISEKFPLVFSAMATGVSFVRAEEFSDLRTYEAPDVVRHVMGFGGTPDTALSGPMQKMLDGGFIQAVKMVVDHIGFTIDPRIRATQEIAVATAPIDSPIGVIEPGQVAGRKFHWEALVDGEPVVRVTVNWLMGEENLDPAWTFGPAGQRYEMEVRGNPDFTVIIKGFQSEAGEEGPESGVVATAAHCVNSVPAVCAAEPGVVTYPDLPLISGKAAPKLAG, from the coding sequence GTGCTCAAGGTCGTGCAGTGGGCTACCGGTGGCGTCGGCGTTGCCGCGATCAAGGGCGTGCTCGAACATCCTGACCTGGAACTGGTCGGCTGCTGGGTGCACTCCGAGGCCAAGAACGGCCGCGACGTCGGCGAGATCATCGGCACCGAACCTATCGGCGTCGTCGCCACCAACAGCGTCGAGGAGATTCTGGCGCTCGACGCCGACGCGGTGATCTACTCGCCGCTGATCCCCAACCCTGACGAGGTCGCGGCGCTGCTGCGCTCGGGCAAGAACGTCATCACCCCCGTCGGCTGGCTGTACCCGAGCGAGAAGCAGGCCGCGCCGATGCGGGCCGCCGCACTGGACGGCAATGCCACGCTGCACGGCACCGGCATCGCCCCCGGTGGGATCAGCGAGAAGTTCCCGCTGGTGTTCTCCGCGATGGCCACCGGAGTGAGTTTCGTTCGTGCCGAGGAGTTTTCCGACCTGCGCACGTATGAGGCACCCGACGTGGTGCGCCACGTCATGGGATTCGGCGGCACCCCCGACACCGCACTGAGCGGGCCGATGCAGAAGATGCTCGACGGCGGCTTCATCCAGGCCGTCAAGATGGTCGTCGACCACATCGGGTTCACCATCGACCCGCGGATCCGGGCCACGCAGGAGATCGCCGTGGCCACCGCGCCCATCGACTCGCCGATCGGCGTGATCGAACCCGGTCAGGTCGCCGGCCGCAAGTTCCACTGGGAGGCCCTCGTCGACGGCGAACCCGTCGTCCGGGTCACGGTGAACTGGCTGATGGGTGAGGAAAACCTCGACCCTGCATGGACTTTCGGTCCGGCCGGGCAGCGTTACGAGATGGAGGTCCGCGGTAACCCGGACTTCACGGTCATCATCAAGGGCTTCCAGTCCGAGGCGGGCGAGGAAGGCCCGGAGTCAGGCGTCGTCGCCACCGCCGCGCACTGCGTCAACTCGGTGCCCGCGGTGTGCGCGGCCGAACCCGGCGTGGTGACCTACCCGGACCTGCCGCTGATCAGCGGTAAGGCCGCTCCAAAGCTCGCCGGCTGA
- a CDS encoding patatin-like phospholipase family protein, which yields MRVALALGSGGARGYAHIGVIHELQSRGHEIVGISGSSMGALVGGLHAAGRLDDFAEWARTLTQRAVLRLLDPSISAAGILRAGKILDAVRDILGEVTIEELPIPYTAVATDLIAGKPVWLQRGPVDSAIRASIAIPGVIAPYVLDGRLLGDGGILDPLPMAPIAAVNADLTIAVSLSGGDPGTAAIPAAEHDPKPSTEWLDRMLRSTSAVLDTTSVRNVLDRPTARAILSRFGSSVPGTYPDAEADAEPDVEPDEVQPADLPRLGSFEVMYRTIDIAQAALARHTLAAYPPDLLIEVPRSVCRSLEFNRAAEVIAAGQELAAAKLDG from the coding sequence ATGCGTGTTGCTCTGGCCCTCGGCAGTGGCGGGGCTCGCGGCTACGCCCACATCGGGGTGATCCACGAGTTGCAGTCCCGCGGGCACGAGATCGTCGGCATCTCCGGCTCGTCGATGGGCGCACTCGTCGGCGGCCTGCACGCGGCGGGCAGGCTCGATGATTTCGCCGAATGGGCCCGAACACTGACTCAGCGCGCGGTGCTGCGGCTACTCGACCCGTCGATCAGCGCGGCCGGCATCCTGCGTGCGGGGAAGATCCTGGACGCGGTGCGTGACATTCTCGGCGAGGTCACCATCGAGGAGCTGCCGATCCCCTACACCGCGGTCGCCACCGATCTCATTGCGGGGAAACCGGTGTGGCTGCAGCGCGGCCCGGTGGATTCGGCGATCCGCGCCTCGATCGCCATCCCCGGCGTGATCGCCCCGTACGTGCTGGACGGCCGATTGCTCGGCGACGGCGGCATTCTCGACCCGCTGCCCATGGCGCCGATCGCCGCGGTCAACGCCGATCTGACCATCGCGGTCAGCCTGTCCGGCGGTGATCCCGGGACGGCCGCGATACCCGCCGCCGAGCACGATCCGAAGCCGAGCACCGAATGGCTCGACCGGATGCTGCGCAGCACCTCGGCGGTGCTCGACACCACCTCGGTGCGCAATGTGCTGGACCGGCCGACGGCCCGGGCCATCCTGAGTCGGTTCGGGTCCTCGGTGCCCGGCACTTACCCCGACGCCGAGGCGGACGCCGAGCCCGACGTCGAGCCGGACGAGGTGCAGCCGGCCGATCTCCCGCGGCTGGGCAGCTTCGAGGTCATGTACCGCACCATCGACATCGCCCAGGCCGCGCTGGCCCGCCACACGCTGGCGGCCTATCCGCCGGATCTGCTCATCGAGGTGCCGCGCTCGGTGTGCCGCAGTCTGGAGTTCAACCGGGCAGCCGAGGTGATCGCCGCCGGGCAGGAGTTGGCCGCGGCGAAGCTCGACGGCTGA
- a CDS encoding Glu/Leu/Phe/Val family dehydrogenase produces the protein MTTIEHTASDLARRPHPATAHGNPFDDARAQLRDAVRILGYDDGMYELLANPRRELTVAVPLRRDSGEMELLIGHRVQHNVSRGPAKGGLRYSPDVTLDEVRALAMWMTWKCALLDVPYGGAKGGIRIDPRQYSSSELERVTRRYTSEISPLIGPDHDIPAPDVGTDEQTMAWMMDTYSVQKGHTVLGVTTGKPVSLGGSLGRATSTSRGVVHVALAALRSRGIRAEGSTAAVQGFGKVGRHAARFLDDAGVRVVAVSDQYGAIRADSGLDIATLASHVDATGSVVGFADADAISNEDLLAVDVDLLVPAAVEGVIHAGNAGQIKATVVVEGANGPTTPEADRLLNEAGTLVVPDILANAGGVIVSYFEWVQANQAYWWGVDEVEARLAERMLTAWEHVSAHAEKLQLPLRAAATCLAVERVAQAGQLRGLYP, from the coding sequence GTGACCACGATCGAACACACTGCGTCCGATCTCGCCCGGCGACCGCATCCGGCCACAGCGCACGGAAATCCGTTCGACGACGCACGCGCTCAACTTCGCGATGCCGTCAGGATCCTGGGCTACGACGACGGTATGTACGAGCTGCTGGCCAATCCGCGCCGCGAGCTCACCGTGGCCGTGCCGCTGCGGCGAGATTCCGGTGAGATGGAACTCCTCATCGGACATCGCGTGCAACACAACGTCTCTCGGGGTCCGGCGAAGGGCGGGTTGCGTTATTCCCCCGACGTCACACTCGACGAGGTTCGCGCCCTGGCGATGTGGATGACGTGGAAGTGCGCACTGCTCGATGTGCCTTACGGCGGTGCGAAAGGTGGCATTCGGATCGACCCGCGTCAGTACAGCTCCTCGGAACTGGAACGGGTCACCCGCCGCTACACCAGTGAGATCAGTCCGCTGATCGGGCCGGACCATGACATCCCCGCGCCCGACGTCGGGACCGACGAGCAGACCATGGCCTGGATGATGGACACCTATTCTGTCCAGAAGGGGCACACCGTTCTCGGTGTCACTACCGGAAAACCGGTGAGTCTCGGTGGTTCTCTGGGCCGCGCCACGTCGACGTCGCGCGGAGTCGTCCATGTGGCACTGGCTGCGCTGCGGTCCAGGGGCATCCGGGCCGAAGGTTCCACGGCCGCGGTGCAGGGCTTCGGGAAGGTTGGTCGGCACGCGGCGCGCTTCCTGGACGATGCCGGAGTGCGCGTCGTCGCCGTGTCCGACCAGTACGGCGCCATCAGGGCAGATTCCGGTCTCGACATCGCGACCTTGGCGAGTCATGTCGACGCCACCGGCTCGGTAGTCGGTTTCGCAGATGCCGACGCAATCAGCAACGAAGACTTGCTCGCGGTCGACGTCGATCTGCTGGTACCCGCGGCCGTCGAGGGTGTGATCCACGCGGGTAATGCGGGGCAGATCAAGGCCACCGTTGTCGTCGAGGGAGCCAACGGACCTACGACCCCGGAGGCCGACCGCCTTCTCAATGAGGCTGGAACACTGGTCGTTCCCGACATTCTGGCCAACGCCGGCGGCGTCATCGTCTCGTATTTCGAGTGGGTGCAAGCCAATCAGGCTTACTGGTGGGGTGTCGACGAAGTCGAGGCCCGGCTGGCCGAACGCATGCTGACCGCGTGGGAGCACGTCAGCGCCCACGCCGAGAAACTGCAGCTGCCGCTTCGCGCCGCCGCGACCTGCCTGGCCGTCGAACGCGTCGCCCAGGCCGGACAACTACGCGGGCTCTACCCCTAG
- a CDS encoding SulP family inorganic anion transporter, producing MGASTCARKLGRPKPRDVISGLVTGLFSIPEGMAYASIGGFNPVTGIYAGVVPGIIGSLFARTVLMVTTLTSAIALTSRSVLKEAGLDPQDPANIAALAVVVGAVMLLFGLLRFGSIMNFVSNAVMTGFSTGIALQIVAGVLGDATGYKPQSGNTIGKFIDALAHIGLWHPTAVAVALGTVAVWAVFHFIKPLESFATLLALVVVTSATAAFKIDVETVGDIASIANALPPVTLPNFAAMPELIVGGVAVALVALAQAAGISAAVPNPDGSRTNMNGDFLAQGAANVAGGLFGALPAGGSLSRTGVATSAGAQTRWAGIFAGLWLAVLVLVAGSAAEIIPMPVIGGLILVIGAELIVGRLPDIKLVLRVAPLSAVAMLVTFAATTQLPLHTAILIGVITSLVLYCAKAAKAAQLMALTPAPGGGWQQAPVPERCASDDVTVLHYAGVGLFAEVARIDETWPRADGTTNAVVVLSLRALPDVPSSVTIKAMRRWAGQLTDNNGRLIICGVDAATAEVLRRGGLDDLLGDDGIVPASDRVFGALDTAVERGRAWVAAQSGGPGDLPQRDSN from the coding sequence GTGGGAGCGTCAACGTGCGCGCGAAAGCTCGGTCGCCCCAAACCCCGCGATGTGATCTCCGGGCTGGTCACCGGACTGTTCTCCATCCCCGAGGGCATGGCCTACGCCAGTATCGGTGGGTTCAACCCGGTCACCGGTATCTATGCCGGTGTGGTGCCCGGCATCATCGGCTCCCTGTTCGCGCGCACGGTGCTGATGGTGACCACATTGACGAGCGCCATCGCGCTGACGTCGCGCAGCGTGCTCAAGGAGGCCGGGCTGGATCCGCAGGATCCGGCCAATATCGCCGCACTGGCGGTCGTGGTCGGTGCGGTGATGCTGCTGTTCGGCCTGCTGCGGTTCGGCTCGATCATGAACTTCGTCTCCAATGCGGTGATGACCGGCTTCTCCACCGGCATCGCCCTGCAGATCGTGGCCGGCGTCCTCGGCGACGCCACCGGCTACAAACCGCAGAGCGGCAACACCATTGGCAAGTTCATCGACGCGTTGGCACATATCGGGCTCTGGCATCCGACCGCCGTCGCCGTCGCGCTGGGCACCGTCGCGGTGTGGGCAGTGTTCCACTTCATCAAACCGCTCGAATCGTTCGCGACGTTGCTGGCGCTCGTCGTGGTCACGTCGGCGACCGCGGCGTTCAAGATCGACGTCGAAACCGTAGGGGACATCGCCTCGATCGCGAATGCGCTTCCGCCGGTGACCCTTCCGAACTTCGCCGCCATGCCCGAGCTGATCGTCGGCGGCGTGGCGGTAGCCCTCGTCGCGCTGGCCCAGGCCGCCGGAATCTCCGCCGCTGTGCCCAACCCGGACGGCAGCCGCACCAACATGAACGGCGATTTCCTGGCCCAGGGTGCGGCGAATGTGGCCGGCGGACTGTTCGGGGCGTTGCCGGCAGGCGGCTCACTGTCACGCACCGGGGTGGCGACCTCGGCGGGCGCCCAGACCCGGTGGGCGGGCATCTTCGCCGGGCTCTGGCTTGCCGTGTTGGTGCTGGTCGCCGGGTCGGCCGCCGAGATCATCCCGATGCCGGTGATCGGCGGGTTGATCCTGGTGATCGGCGCCGAGCTGATCGTCGGCCGGCTGCCCGACATCAAGCTGGTGCTGCGGGTCGCTCCACTGTCGGCGGTGGCGATGCTGGTGACCTTCGCGGCGACCACGCAACTCCCGCTGCACACCGCGATCCTCATCGGCGTCATCACCTCACTGGTGCTCTACTGCGCCAAAGCGGCCAAAGCCGCGCAGCTGATGGCGCTGACCCCGGCGCCGGGCGGTGGCTGGCAGCAGGCACCGGTGCCGGAGCGGTGCGCCAGCGATGACGTCACCGTGCTGCATTACGCCGGGGTCGGGCTGTTCGCCGAAGTGGCCCGCATCGACGAAACCTGGCCGCGCGCCGATGGCACCACCAACGCCGTCGTCGTGCTCAGCCTGCGCGCGCTGCCCGATGTGCCGTCATCGGTGACCATCAAGGCCATGCGCCGCTGGGCCGGGCAGCTGACCGACAACAACGGACGGCTCATCATCTGCGGGGTCGACGCCGCCACCGCGGAGGTGCTGCGGCGGGGCGGGCTCGACGACCTGCTGGGCGACGACGGCATCGTCCCGGCGTCCGACCGGGTCTTCGGCGCGCTCGACACCGCAGTCGAGCGGGGGCGCGCCTGGGTGGCCGCCCAGAGCGGCGGACCGGGAGATTTGCCGCAGCGTGATTCGAACTAG
- a CDS encoding fatty acid--CoA ligase, which translates to MDSTMQNWPLTITAILRHACAANGDRTVTTACGQGRYRTISYRELGEQAARLAHALRGLGIAGDERVGTFMWNNTEHLAAYLAVPAMGAVLHTLNIRLAPEQIAYIANEAADQIVIADASVAPLLAPVLPLLETVHTVIVVGDGDAGMLTGKTVLRWDELLAAQPEEFEWPEIDENSAAAMCYTSGTTGNPKGVVYSHRSSYLHALSTCTANALDVSCSDSVLPIVPMFHANAWGLPYAALMAGADLVMPDRFMDGGSLIDLIESQRPTLAGAVPTIWNDVMHCLEKNPGHDVSSLRLVACGGSAVPLSLMQTFQQRHGVYIQQAWGMTETSPLATVAKPLPGVSEERQWEMRVSQGRPMCGVEVRVVDDEGAPVPNDGKSVGELEVRGPWITGAYYLGRDAEKFDTGWLRTGDVGSIDPQGYVTLTDRAKDVIKSGGEWISSVELENHLIGHPAVLEAAVVGVPDERWQERPLAVVVLESGVSASPGELREFLAEKVVRWWLPERWTFVEQVPRTSVGKYDKKTIRARHADGAYEIVTL; encoded by the coding sequence GTGGACAGCACGATGCAGAACTGGCCGTTGACGATCACCGCGATACTGCGCCACGCCTGCGCAGCCAACGGCGACCGGACCGTGACCACCGCGTGCGGCCAGGGCCGCTACCGCACCATCAGCTATCGCGAACTGGGCGAACAGGCGGCTCGGTTGGCGCATGCCCTGCGCGGGCTGGGGATAGCCGGTGACGAGCGCGTCGGCACCTTCATGTGGAACAACACCGAACATCTCGCCGCCTACCTCGCCGTGCCCGCGATGGGTGCGGTGCTGCACACCCTGAATATCCGGCTCGCACCCGAACAGATCGCCTACATCGCCAACGAGGCGGCCGACCAGATCGTCATCGCCGACGCCTCCGTCGCGCCCCTGCTCGCCCCGGTGCTGCCGCTGCTGGAGACCGTGCACACCGTGATCGTGGTCGGCGACGGGGATGCCGGCATGCTGACCGGAAAGACGGTGCTGCGCTGGGACGAGCTGCTGGCAGCGCAGCCAGAAGAGTTCGAATGGCCGGAGATCGACGAAAACTCCGCGGCCGCAATGTGTTACACCAGCGGTACCACCGGCAACCCGAAGGGTGTGGTGTACAGCCACCGGTCGAGCTACCTGCACGCGTTGAGCACCTGCACGGCCAACGCACTCGACGTCAGCTGCAGCGACTCGGTACTGCCGATCGTGCCGATGTTCCACGCCAACGCGTGGGGGCTGCCGTATGCGGCGCTGATGGCCGGCGCCGACCTGGTGATGCCCGACCGGTTCATGGACGGCGGCTCGTTGATCGACCTGATCGAATCGCAGCGCCCCACGCTGGCCGGCGCGGTGCCGACCATCTGGAATGACGTCATGCACTGCCTGGAAAAGAACCCGGGACACGATGTTTCGTCGCTGCGACTGGTGGCCTGCGGTGGTTCGGCGGTGCCGCTTTCGCTGATGCAGACGTTCCAGCAGCGCCACGGCGTGTACATCCAGCAGGCCTGGGGGATGACCGAGACCTCACCGCTGGCCACGGTGGCCAAACCGCTGCCGGGGGTGTCCGAGGAACGGCAGTGGGAGATGCGGGTCAGCCAGGGCAGGCCGATGTGCGGCGTGGAGGTGCGCGTCGTCGATGACGAAGGCGCCCCGGTGCCCAATGACGGCAAGTCCGTCGGTGAGCTCGAGGTGCGCGGGCCGTGGATCACTGGCGCCTACTACCTGGGCCGCGACGCCGAGAAGTTCGACACCGGCTGGCTGCGCACCGGGGACGTCGGCTCGATCGATCCGCAGGGCTACGTCACGCTGACCGACCGGGCGAAGGACGTCATCAAGTCCGGCGGGGAGTGGATCTCGTCGGTCGAGTTGGAGAACCACCTGATCGGGCATCCGGCGGTGCTTGAGGCGGCCGTGGTCGGAGTGCCCGACGAGCGCTGGCAGGAGCGTCCGCTGGCGGTGGTGGTGCTGGAGTCGGGTGTTTCGGCCAGCCCGGGGGAGCTACGAGAGTTCCTAGCGGAAAAGGTGGTTCGCTGGTGGCTTCCGGAGCGATGGACCTTCGTCGAGCAGGTGCCACGCACCAGTGTGGGCAAGTACGACAAGAAGACCATCCGGGCCCGTCACGCCGACGGCGCCTACGAGATCGTCACGCTCTAG
- a CDS encoding zinc-binding dehydrogenase — protein MTSDLGPTMRAERFYADTKRVVVEDVPIPEPGPGEVLVKVAFCGICHSDLSLINGTFPAQAPVVTQGHEASGTIAKLGPDVTGWAEGDRVIVAAGRPCMECPNCGRGDIANCLRIRLMAFAYDGAWAEYTLAQAVGLTRVPDNVPLEQAAILADAVSTPYGAVVRTGKVGIGESVGVWGLGGVGTHIVQLARLVGAVPVVAVDIKPEVLERAVELGADYAFDAGDDRLGEKIGEVTGGRGLDVAFDAVGLKSTFEQALGQLTVGGRLVAVGMSAQEPTIGPTSMFGLTQKQVLGHLGYQNVDISTLATLVSLGRLDLSRSISEIVSLEDVAIGIDKLERQEGNPIRILVRP, from the coding sequence ATGACATCCGATCTTGGGCCGACGATGCGGGCCGAGCGTTTCTACGCCGACACCAAAAGAGTTGTGGTGGAAGATGTTCCGATTCCCGAGCCGGGACCGGGCGAGGTCCTGGTCAAGGTGGCGTTCTGTGGGATCTGCCATTCGGATCTGAGCCTGATCAACGGGACTTTCCCGGCGCAGGCCCCGGTGGTGACGCAGGGCCACGAGGCGTCGGGCACCATCGCCAAGCTCGGCCCCGACGTCACCGGCTGGGCCGAGGGCGATCGGGTCATCGTCGCGGCGGGCCGGCCCTGCATGGAATGTCCCAACTGCGGGCGGGGGGACATCGCCAACTGCCTGCGAATCCGGTTGATGGCCTTCGCCTATGACGGGGCGTGGGCCGAGTACACGCTGGCCCAGGCGGTGGGTCTGACCCGGGTTCCCGACAACGTGCCGCTGGAGCAGGCGGCGATCCTCGCCGATGCGGTGTCGACGCCGTACGGCGCGGTGGTGCGCACCGGCAAGGTCGGCATCGGCGAGTCCGTCGGGGTGTGGGGCCTGGGCGGGGTCGGTACCCACATCGTGCAGCTGGCCCGGTTGGTGGGCGCGGTGCCGGTGGTCGCGGTCGATATCAAACCCGAGGTGCTGGAGCGGGCCGTGGAATTGGGCGCCGACTACGCGTTCGACGCGGGAGACGACCGCCTCGGCGAGAAGATCGGTGAGGTCACCGGGGGTCGCGGCCTGGATGTGGCGTTCGACGCCGTCGGTTTGAAGTCGACTTTCGAGCAGGCGCTCGGCCAGTTGACGGTCGGCGGCCGGCTGGTTGCGGTCGGTATGAGTGCCCAGGAGCCGACGATCGGCCCTACGTCGATGTTCGGCCTCACCCAGAAGCAGGTGCTCGGCCACCTGGGCTACCAGAACGTCGACATCTCCACACTGGCGACGCTGGTGTCGCTGGGCAGGTTGGATCTGTCCCGATCGATCAGCGAGATCGTGTCACTGGAGGATGTCGCGATCGGTATCGACAAGCTGGAGCGCCAGGAGGGCAATCCGATCCGGATTCTGGTGCGGCCCTGA
- a CDS encoding lipid-transfer protein — MANKVFVVGVGMTKFEKPGSKEGWDYPDMARESGTKALEDAGISYDRVQQGYVGYCSGDSTSGQRALYELGMTGIPIVNVNNNCSTGSTALYLAAQAIRGGLADCTMALGFEKMQPGSLGGGAQDRESPLGRHVKALAEIDEFAFPVAPWMFGAAGREHMKKYGTTAEHFAKIGYKNHKHSVNNPYAQFQDEYTLDDILGAKMISDPLTKLQCSPTSDGSGAVIVASEAFVDKHGLAAQAVEIVGQAMTTDFTSTFDGSAANVIGYDMNVQAAQQVYAQSGLGPEDFQVIELHDCFSANELLLYEALGLCGEGEAARLIDNNDTTYGGRWVVNPSGGLISKGHPLGATGLAQCSELTWQLRGTADKRQVDNVTAALQHNIGLGGAAVVTAYQRAER; from the coding sequence ATGGCTAACAAAGTTTTCGTCGTCGGTGTGGGGATGACGAAGTTCGAGAAACCGGGCAGCAAAGAAGGCTGGGACTACCCGGACATGGCGCGCGAGTCGGGCACCAAGGCCCTCGAGGACGCCGGCATCTCCTATGACCGGGTGCAGCAGGGCTACGTCGGGTACTGCTCGGGGGATTCCACCTCGGGTCAGCGTGCGCTCTACGAACTCGGTATGACCGGCATCCCGATCGTCAACGTCAACAACAACTGCTCTACCGGCTCGACCGCGCTTTACCTTGCTGCACAGGCGATCCGCGGCGGACTCGCCGATTGCACGATGGCCCTGGGCTTCGAAAAGATGCAACCCGGTTCGCTGGGCGGCGGCGCACAGGACCGCGAGTCCCCGTTGGGCCGCCACGTCAAGGCGCTGGCCGAGATCGACGAGTTCGCGTTCCCCGTCGCGCCGTGGATGTTCGGTGCGGCCGGGCGTGAGCATATGAAGAAGTACGGCACGACCGCCGAGCACTTCGCAAAGATCGGCTACAAGAACCACAAGCATTCGGTCAACAACCCGTATGCCCAGTTCCAGGACGAGTACACCCTCGACGACATCCTGGGCGCCAAGATGATCTCCGATCCGCTGACCAAGCTGCAGTGCTCCCCCACCTCCGACGGGTCGGGCGCGGTGATCGTGGCCAGTGAGGCGTTTGTCGACAAGCACGGGCTGGCCGCACAGGCGGTGGAGATCGTCGGCCAGGCGATGACGACGGATTTCACGTCGACCTTCGACGGCAGTGCGGCCAACGTCATCGGCTATGACATGAATGTGCAAGCTGCCCAACAGGTTTACGCGCAGTCCGGGCTGGGCCCCGAGGACTTCCAGGTCATCGAGCTGCACGACTGCTTCTCCGCCAACGAGCTGCTGCTGTACGAAGCCCTTGGCCTGTGCGGTGAGGGCGAGGCGGCGCGGTTGATCGACAACAACGACACCACCTACGGGGGCCGCTGGGTGGTCAACCCGTCGGGCGGGCTGATCTCCAAGGGCCATCCGCTGGGTGCGACGGGCCTGGCCCAGTGTTCAGAGCTCACCTGGCAGTTGCGTGGCACCGCCGACAAGCGTCAGGTCGACAACGTGACGGCGGCCCTGCAGCACAACATCGGCCTCGGCGGCGCGGCCGTCGTGACCGCCTACCAGCGCGCCGAGCGGTAA
- a CDS encoding class II glutamine amidotransferase, translating to MCRLFGLHAGRRLVPATFWLLDAPDNLAAQSRRNPDGTGLGIFGADGKPVLHKEPVAAWQDSEFATEAHEVTATTFIAHVRYASTGALDVANTHPFLQDGRIFAHNGVVEGLEALDDRIRELEVTDLVGGQTDSERVFALITAAVRAHDGDVGAGIVDAVGWLADNVPIYAVNLLLSTATDMWALRYPDTHELYVLDRRHPAQRLALRSPRIRAESGPLTSQPSVVFASEPMDGEDWQLIAPGELVHVDADLGIERTVAFPDPPRHLLHREDLSAKAAASQHA from the coding sequence ATGTGCCGATTGTTCGGTTTGCACGCCGGTCGCCGACTGGTGCCGGCGACCTTCTGGCTGCTGGACGCCCCGGACAACCTGGCCGCGCAGAGCCGGCGCAACCCGGACGGCACCGGCCTGGGCATCTTCGGCGCCGACGGAAAACCAGTGCTGCACAAGGAGCCCGTCGCGGCCTGGCAGGACAGCGAATTCGCCACCGAGGCACACGAAGTCACCGCGACGACCTTCATCGCCCACGTCCGATACGCCTCGACCGGGGCGCTCGACGTGGCGAACACCCATCCGTTCCTCCAAGATGGTCGCATCTTCGCGCACAACGGGGTGGTTGAAGGCCTGGAGGCGCTGGACGACCGGATACGCGAACTAGAAGTGACGGACCTGGTCGGAGGGCAGACCGACTCCGAACGCGTCTTCGCGCTCATCACCGCGGCCGTCCGGGCGCATGACGGCGACGTCGGCGCGGGCATCGTCGACGCCGTCGGCTGGCTGGCCGACAACGTACCGATCTACGCCGTCAATCTCCTGCTCAGCACGGCTACCGACATGTGGGCCTTGCGCTACCCCGACACCCACGAGCTGTACGTGCTCGACCGCAGACATCCGGCGCAGCGGCTGGCGCTCCGCAGCCCCCGCATCCGGGCTGAATCCGGGCCGCTGACGTCGCAGCCGTCGGTGGTGTTCGCCAGCGAACCGATGGACGGCGAAGATTGGCAGCTCATCGCCCCCGGCGAGCTGGTGCACGTCGATGCCGACCTGGGGATCGAACGCACGGTGGCATTTCCTGACCCGCCGCGTCACCTCCTGCACCGTGAGGACCTGTCCGCGAAGGCCGCGGCATCGCAGCACGCTTAG
- a CDS encoding patatin-like phospholipase family protein: MTSKRALVLAGGGIAGIAWETGILQGIADESPETADALLASDVLVGTSAGSTVSAQLSSGLSLQELFELQVGTTSAELDPGVGIDNVTDLFVKAMLTPNTTRAQKLQGIGAVALSTDTVAAAVRRKVIEARLPSHDWPDRVLRISAIDIDTGELVTLDSESGASLVDAVAASCAVPGVWPVVTIGGRRFMDGGIGSAVNMVLAADCDTAVALVPQGRSTPSPFGAGAAEEVDGFDGRSLGIFADDDALAAFGKNPLDPACRVPSAHAGRAQGRQVAAEVAEFLAG; this comes from the coding sequence GTGACTTCCAAACGTGCACTGGTGCTCGCTGGTGGCGGTATCGCCGGAATCGCCTGGGAGACCGGCATCCTGCAGGGCATCGCCGACGAATCTCCCGAAACGGCGGACGCGTTGCTCGCCTCCGATGTGCTCGTCGGCACGTCAGCCGGCTCGACCGTGTCAGCGCAGCTCAGCAGTGGGCTGAGCCTGCAGGAGCTATTCGAACTCCAGGTCGGCACCACGTCCGCTGAACTCGACCCGGGCGTGGGGATCGACAACGTCACCGACCTGTTCGTCAAGGCGATGCTGACGCCCAACACCACCAGGGCACAGAAACTGCAGGGCATCGGTGCCGTGGCACTGAGCACCGACACCGTCGCCGCGGCGGTACGGCGCAAGGTGATCGAAGCGCGGCTGCCCTCGCATGACTGGCCCGACCGGGTACTACGGATCTCGGCCATCGATATCGATACCGGCGAGCTGGTGACGCTCGACTCCGAATCCGGGGCGTCGCTGGTCGACGCCGTCGCCGCCAGTTGCGCGGTACCTGGGGTGTGGCCGGTCGTGACGATCGGCGGCCGCCGGTTCATGGACGGCGGCATCGGCAGCGCGGTCAACATGGTCCTGGCCGCCGACTGTGACACCGCGGTGGCACTCGTCCCGCAAGGTCGATCGACACCGTCGCCGTTCGGTGCCGGTGCGGCCGAGGAGGTCGACGGCTTCGACGGGCGGTCACTCGGGATCTTCGCCGACGACGATGCCCTGGCCGCGTTCGGCAAGAACCCCCTCGACCCGGCCTGCCGGGTGCCATCGGCTCACGCGGGCCGGGCGCAGGGCCGACAGGTGGCGGCCGAGGTCGCAGAATTTCTGGCGGGCTGA